Genomic window (Patescibacteria group bacterium):
TTCTCATGTATTTTTTCATTTGTTGCAAAAGTATCTCGTGATCGAACTGTCCATTCATCATTATTAAAATCAGTTACTTTTCCTCCTGCTTTCCGAACTAACAAAATTCCAGCAGCAACATCCCAAATCGGCGCGCCTGGCAACATAATTGCTTCAGCACGACCAGACGCAACAAAAGCTAATTCAAGAGATGCAGCACCAAAAGATTTCAAAGACTTTGCTCTTAATTTAAATTCAGAATAAATTTTGATCGTTTTTTCTTTATGCATTGCCTTATGGCCACTACAAAATAACAACACAGAATCTTTGACTGAATCTTTGAGTGAAACAGCCAATGGTTTATCATTCAACAACGCTTTGCCATCTTTAGTTACAGTATATAATTCATGTAGATATGGTGCATAAATAACACCTAATTGAATTTCATTTGCCCTTATTAAGGCAATAGAGACAGCAAACAAAGGATTTTGAATAATAAAATTTGTTGTGCCGTCCAATGGATCAACTGCCCAAGTATAATCAGAACCTTTATCAATTTTGTTTTCTTCTTCTGATTCAATATTATGTTTTGGGAATTTTTCTTTTAAATAATTCACAATTATTTTGTTAGCCTTGATATCAGCTTTTGTCACAAGCTCATTGCTTCCTTTTGCATAAATATCTCGTTCGCTTAGATTTTGATAATCATTCATCAATGATTTGCCGGCCTTTTTAGCAATTTCAATTGCCGAATTTAAAAATTCTTGCATAAAATTAGTAATTAGTAATAAGTAACTAGTAACTAGGGCGACGTAGTCGATGCTAGTTACTAATTACTTTTTACTAGTTATCTTATTGATTATTTTATTAATTTGCTTAACTAATTCTTTTCTATTGCCGCTATTATCAACCACAATTTTTTGTTCACGTATTGGTTCAAATCTAGATTTGATAATATGATATGTTTTCATTGTTACTTCGCTTTCTTTTGCTTTAAATCTCGCTTCAATTCTTTTCTCTGTAATCTCTTCATCGCATTTCACATAAATAA
Coding sequences:
- a CDS encoding inositol monophosphatase family protein produces the protein MQEFLNSAIEIAKKAGKSLMNDYQNLSERDIYAKGSNELVTKADIKANKIIVNYLKEKFPKHNIESEEENKIDKGSDYTWAVDPLDGTTNFIIQNPLFAVSIALIRANEIQLGVIYAPYLHELYTVTKDGKALLNDKPLAVSLKDSVKDSVLLFCSGHKAMHKEKTIKIYSEFKLRAKSLKSFGAASLELAFVASGRAEAIMLPGAPIWDVAAGILLVRKAGGKVTDFNNDEWTVRSRDTFATNEKIHENLVNDVEKIGL